The segment CGGGCCGCGCAGACGCAGCGGGAGCGGGTCGGTACATCAAGAGAACTCCGAGTTCGAGGCGGGCCGTCGTCGAGCAGGGCCGCCGGGTAGTGAATACGTTCAGGTGAGAATTTCCCCCGCGGGAATCGCACCCCCATAATCGCGACGACCCGCGACGAAACGAACGAGGCCGGGTCGACGCGCAGCGATGTGGGAGAAGACTACCGACAGTTCGGCTGATGTTCAAGATGAATCTGTGAACCGATCCGCGATCGGATGGCGTGGGCGCGATCGCGAGCCGATCGGGACAGAAACCGCAAGATCCCGGAGGCGTCGAGCGACGACTCGGCAAACCAAACAACGTGTGCGGCTTATTCCGCCTTTGACATGGTATGACTCGACAGCAGCATGCCGACTTGAGGGTGAGATACATTACTGCGAAACGAACACAGTAGCGCGATCGATCGCGCCGGCCGGCCCGCGTCGGTTCGCAGCCGTCGCACTTTGTAAGCGCGGTGCCAATCCGCGCCGGCCGGAGCCGGCGGTTCGTTATTCGACGTTCCGGGTTGGAGGGAGCGGCCCGCCGTCGTTGGGCTTGGGGCCGTCGGACTCGGACGCCAGGTCCTGCCGTTGCCAGACGCGGACGTAGTCGAAGATGAGGTCGGACGGGAGCTGGCTGTCATCGACGCCCTCGGTCTCCCACCCGCCGGTGATGTGCTGCAGGATAAGATACGACTGCAGGGAACCGATGCGCGAGGTCTCCCAGCGGGCGCGCTCCTGGCCCTGCTGGTACAGGATCGCACTGCCGGGCGTCCAGAGCAAGCCGACGGTCAGGTAGCCCTCAGCGTCGGGCTGATAGTAGCTCGTCATGCTGCCGGTCGCCTTCTTGAACTTGAAGTAACCGTCCCAGAAGAAGCCGTAGTTGTGGCGCAACGGGCCCCAGGCCGACAGGTGTTCCATGATGTCGAACTCCATCCCTTCGCCCTTCGTGTCGTTGCGGGTCAGCAGTTGACCGTTGACGCGACCGGCAGCCTTGGGGTCGAAGTCGATGCCGCGATCGGGCATTAGCCAGAAGGCGGTGAAGGCGTTGGGGGCGGTCGGGAGCTTCAGGCGCGCCTCGAAGTAGCCGTATCGCTGGGTCCACTTTCCGTAGCTGTCGGCCCAGCCGGTGGCGTACTCGTGCAGTGGGTACGCCGGGTTGTCGTTGTGGTGCGCGCGTCGTTTCTCCACGCGCAACGTCAACTTGCCGTCCTTCACGATCACGCCGTCCTTCGTGTAGGCGGTGGCCTTGCCAAGGTGCCACGGGCCCTCGGTGTAGATATTCCACTTCGTCAGGTCGATCGCGTCACCGTCGAAGTTGTCCTCGAACGTCTTGGTCCAGTTCCCGTCCACCGGCGGGCGTTTGCCGAGCCACGCCGGTAGCGGTTGGCGAGGGGGCATGCCGGCGACGACGTCCGTCACCTGCAGGCGACCGGCGGGCGCCTTCGGGTCGGGCAGGATCACGATCTCCGTGGTCGTGTTGCTCGCGTACTTTGTGCCGGTGCCCTCCTGCCCATGAAAGTCCTTCGCGATCGCGTCCGCGTCGGCCATCGCCGGAACGTCTTGCCCGCGCCAGGGCGTCGCGGCGACGAACGGCAGGATGATCTCCGCCTCCTTGCCGGGCGCGATGGGCTTGGCAGGCGTCGCGACGTCCGACGGTCCGCCGCGGCTGACCAACTGTACGCGTGGCGAGATGGGCGACGAGCCGCTGTTCTTCACGCGCAGGCGCACCTGCAGGTGTTCGCCAAGATTCCACAGCCCCACCTTGGGGCGCAGCGCGAGCTTTCCATTGGCGCCGGTGAAGGCCACCTCGAACGCGGTTCCGTTGGCCATCGTCACCTTGGCCCCACCCGTTGCCACCAGTTGCGTTGCCGGGTCGAAGCTGGCGCGACCACCAAGCAACTCGCCGTTTGCCGGCTTCACCGAGACCTTGGTCGGATCAACGATGGGCTGCTCCCCCACCGGCCCGGCCGCTCGGATGTCGGTGATGCGGAACGACTGTTCGACGTCCGACTTGCCGATGAACATCAGCGCCGCCGCCACGGCGTTCGCATCGACCGGGTAGGTGGGTTTGCCGTTGGTGAACCCGAAGATCGTGGAGACGGTTTTCGTCTCGCCCGGCTTGATCCCGGCGACGCTCGCGTTGCTCTGTTCACCGGCCGAGGCCTTGTCGCCATCGACGCGCAGGGTGAAGCGTATCGGCTTGGTGCCGCTGTTCGTCACGGTCGCCTCGATGTGCCCGTACCCGCTGGCATCCCACATCGGCGACGGCTTAATCTTCACGCCCGGGAAGCCCGCCTTCCCGCCTGCGACCACGGTCACGTCGATGCCGCCATCGCGCACTTCGAAGCTGGTATCACCCAGCGTGTCGTTCGCCGATAACTGCGATGCCGCCGTCGCATCGGCGGGGTCAAACAGCAACCGTGGGGCCGGATCGGCGGCATGGCAGAACGAAACGGTTAGCGCGGTGATGGCAAGGAACGTGCGAAGGACGGACATCATACGAGATCTCGTTGAACTGCTTTGGTGGGACAAACTTGGGCACCGCTTTGCCCGCGGCTGCTACTTGGCGATGAAGCGGACCTGATTGCGGTCGATGGCGTCGTCCAAGCCGACGTCGCGATGCGTGTTCAGCAAGTTATTGTCGCGATCACGTGCGGCGAACGTCTCCACGTGACCATCGGCGAAGCCGACGTTGCCGCGCAGGCCGTGACGGTACGACATGGCTTCGAATGCCGGGTTGGTTGCGTACGTTGTGCTGAGCGTCGCGGCGCCCGAACCGTTGTAGGACTGCACCCAACGGTTATTGTTGGCCGTGCCCAAGGTCGTGCCTGCCCCCACGTCGGCCAGCACCAACATCTGCGACGGCTCGCGAATCGTGCCCAGCTTTGCCGGAGGCCTCCCTGGAGAAGATCGATCTGGCTTCCACAGGCGCGCGTCGGGGTGGCAGTTGTAGCCGATGCCGAGATTGCCACCGTACAGCCGCGGTTGCGTCGCCGAGGTTGTGAAATCGGTTGCGGGGCAGAAGAAGATCTTCGACGTAGTGTAGTGCGGCAGGTCAGTCTGGGTGGCCATGTATTTGCCCACGAACGGCTTCGTGAACCACTCGAAGTTCGCGGTGGTCGCAAGGTTGTTCGGATTGGGCAGCAGGACGCGATCGGCCGGATAATTCCCCTTGTCGTCGTTGGCGTACATCTGGATTGCGAGCAGGATCTGCCGCTGGTTGGACATGCATGCCGTCGTGTAGGCCGCAATGCGGGCCTTGTTGAGCGCCGGCAGCAGGATCGAAATCAGCAGCGCGATGATGCCGATCACCACGAGCAGTTCGACCAACGTAAATCCGTTCTTGTTTCGCTTCAACATGCTCGTCTCCACTGCGCTCGTTTGATGAGCGCACGTTCGATTCGGTTAGTGCGTGCCGGCCGTTTGCATCGCCTTTGCTTTGCCATTGTTCGGCGCTGTTGGCGCTGGGGGCCATTGCAGCACCTGGCCAGCGGCCAGCAGTTCGCTCTGCAGTTGTTCGTAGGGCACGTCAACGACATCGCACCGCCGCTCGATCGCCAGGTGGGCCAGGTGGGCCGACGACTGGGCGAGCACCATGAAGACCGGCTCCATGCGGATCGAGCCGAACGCGATGTGGCTGGCCGACAGGCAGACGGGGACGACCAGGTTACTGCACTGCTCGGCGTGCGGCGTGATCGCGCGCACCGAGATCGAGTACGGCTGTTCCGGTGGCACCTCGACGTTGCCCTCGTTCAACACGCGCCCGCCGACCACCAGTCGCCGGCAGTTGTGCGAGTCCATCATGTAGGTCGCCAGGCCGACGGCATCGGTGTCCTTCTGCATGTGGCGGCAATGGTGCTCGGTGACCACCGTCCGGCCGATCATGCGGCGGGCCTCGCGCACGTACAGTTGCGACGGGAAGCCACCGCTCGCCTCGAACTCGTCGAGCGGCAGGCCCCACTTGCCCATCTCGTGCCGCACGTGGTCGGGCACAGATTCATCGTTCTGCAGGTAGTAGAACAGGCCTGCGATGTAACTCACGTGGTCCTGGAAGATCGCCTCGCGCTCGGCGTAGCTACCGTCGGGCCAGCGGTAGTTGGCGCCGATGTGGTCGCTGGCGATGCCGCCCCAGTTGTTCGTGTCGGTCTTACCGTTGGGCATGCGGCTGGTCAGCCACATCACGTCCCACATGCCCGCCGCGAGGTAGCGGCGCATCAGCTCGTAGCGGCCGGCGTCGTAGTTGGCGGGCTTTGGGAATGGCCGGCGGTTGGCGGGGACGTCGCTCAGGCACATGCGGAAGTTGTACGCCTGCACGCAGGCGTCACCGGCGCCCTGCTCGCCGGGGGCGGCGTCCTGCACGAGCGGGATCAGGCCGCTGGCCGGGTCGCCTTCGACGCGATACGGGTCGATGAACGCGCGGAAGTTGTGGTTCGGGTGACCGAAGTGAATGCCGTTCAGCGTCTCGCGATACACGGTGTTCGCCTCGCGCCCGACGTGGTACGAGACGCCCGCCATCGCCAGCAAGTCGCCTTCGTAGGTGGCGTCGATGAAGACGCTGGCGCGGTAAACCGTGCCGTCGCTCATCTCGATCGCGTCGATGCGGCTGCCGGTCTTACGCACGGCCACCAGGTGCTGGTCGACGCGCGGCTGCACGTCGGCCTCGTCCAGCATGTCGCGGAAGATGCGTTCGGCGACCTTCGGTTCGAAGGCCCAGGCCTCGCCCTCGGGGTGCTCGTAGTAGGCGCCCAGGCGCTTGTAGAACTCGCGCGAGATGCCGCCGATGCAGTCCTTCTTGCCGTAGTCGGTCGATCCCAACCCCCCGCTGCTCAGCCCCCCGACGTGCCCGTCCCACGCCACCAGCGCCACCGTTCGCCCCAACCGCCGCGCCGCAACTGCCGCCACCACACCGGCGGCGGTGGCGCCGTACACGCACACGTCCACGTGAATCACCGGCGGCGCTGCAAGGCGCGGCACGGGGTTGAAGTAACGCAGGTTCGGCAACTGGGTTAGGCTTGTCATCGGACGTACACCAGGAAAAGAAGACGTCAGGCCATTTCGTAAGTCGATCGTTGCGCGTTAGTGGCGCCGGCGGCGCAGCGCCAGCAGGCCGAGCGCCGCAACGCCCAGCGCCGTCGGTTCCGGCACCGCCGTCACCCGTGCGAAGCCGTCGGCGTCGTTGCTGATGCGGATCGCGTCGAACTGCGACCCCGCGCCCTCGAACGCCACACCGATCGCGTCGAACGTGGCCCCGTAAAGATCACCCAGCCTGCTGAAGCTCGGCGTGGCCGGCAACGCGGCCTCGGACGACGGCAGGCTGGGGATGGTCAGCGTGGTGGCGTCGTCATCGAAGATCCAGAAGTCGATCTGGTCCTGGGTGTCGGACACGTTCATCTGGATGCGAACCAGGAACAGGTACGTGTTGTTGACCCCGTAGACGTTGTCCGTCCCGGCGCCGAACTCGTTCGTGTCGGTAAGGGTGCTCCCGCCGGCGGTCGAGCGCATGACGGCGTCGCGATCGCGCAGCGCGACGAAGTGGGAGCCGGGCCCATTGGTCGAGTCGAGGATGAGGAGCGTATCGCCGTTGGTGGCACTGTAGCGCGATAGCGCGCTGATCCAGACGGTGCCGTCCATGCCCGTCTGCAGCGATCGAGCCGCATAGTGGGCCGCGGTGGCGCCGGTGCCGAAGGTTGCCACGCCGTCGTTCGAGCCGGTCTCGTTGGCCGAATTGTCGTAGTTGGGCGAGTTAAAGACGAGCGAAGCATTGGCGTCGTACTGCGGCGCCTGCACGTTGACCGTCGAGGACGGTTCGGTGCCCACCCAAGCGCCAGCCCACCCGTTCCCGGCGCTGCCGAGACCCTTCAACGTGGCATCGTCACCGTAGTTGTTGAAGAACTCCGTAACCGTCGCGGCGTCCGCGCGGTTCACCATACCCATCAATCCCAAGGCCGCGATTCCCAATACCACTGCATGGCTGCGACGTACGTTCATACCGTTTTCTCCACCTGAATGAGTGAGACGCTCTCCATCGAACGTGATAAACCAATTATGACCGCCCCACCCCCACGCGATTGGCGCATTTGACATTTGTTTTTACAATTTGCGCAACGCCGGCCCGTAAGGCTGCCGATGGATATGCCAGATGCCACGAACACCCCGCCAACCGATCCTGATCGATCCCCCAAAGCGCGTCCTGGTGGCCATCAACGCCGAGCACGTCGTCGGCCGGCGCATCTTGGAGGGAATTGCGGACTATGCGGACCAGCACCGCCGTTGGCAGCTGTACCTCGAGTTGACGTCACAGCACGAGATGGCCCTGCTCGATCACGTGGACGGGATGATCGTATCGCTTGAGCTTGAGTCGATCCGCCAACTGGCACGCCGATCCACGGTCCCGCGGGTGCAGGTGACCGGTCCGCTGGAGCCCGACAGCCCCGTCGCCGTCGTCGCCGACAATCACGCCGTCGGGGCGATGGGGGCACATTACCTGGCTGACCTGGGGTTGAAGCACCTGTACTTCGTGTTGGCCCAAGGTGGCGTGTACTCGGAACACCGTGCGGCGGGGTTCATGGAGGCGGCCCGCCTGAGGCGCGTGACGGCAGAGGTGGTCAACGCCAAACGGTCGGCCAACTCGCGCCTGCTGCGCCAGGACCTGTCGGCCCTGCCCACCCCGGCCGGTGTGATGGTGGCGACCGACCGCATGGCACTCGAGGTGTCGCGCGCCTGTCGGTTGATCGGCAAGCGCATCCCGGAACAGGTCGCGCTGCTCGGCGTGGATAACGAGACCGAGATCTGCCGCCTCGTCGACCCGCCGCTAACCAGCATTGACCACGGCCCGCGGCGCATCGGTTACGAGGCGGCCCGCCTGCTCGACGAGTGGATGATGACGGACAGGCCGCCCGAACGCCTGGTGACCGTTCGGCCGATCGGCGTGGTGCCGCGGCAATCGACCGACCTGCTCGCGATCGACGACCCCGACGTCGTGGCCGCGATCCGCTTCATCCGTTCGAACTTTCGGGAGGGCATCAAGGTCAAGGATGTCCTCAACCATGTGGCCGTGTCGCGCCGCTCGCTGGAGATGCGGATTCGCGCCGCGCTCGACCGCACGATCCATGACGAGATCATGCGTGTCCGGATCGACCGTGCCAAGCAGTTGCTCGCCACGAGCGAGTGGGAGATGCCGCACATCGCCGCCGAGTGCGGCTTTTCACTTCCGTCGCAGTTCAGTT is part of the Tepidisphaeraceae bacterium genome and harbors:
- a CDS encoding glycoside hydrolase family 16 protein, with protein sequence MMSVLRTFLAITALTVSFCHAADPAPRLLFDPADATAASQLSANDTLGDTSFEVRDGGIDVTVVAGGKAGFPGVKIKPSPMWDASGYGHIEATVTNSGTKPIRFTLRVDGDKASAGEQSNASVAGIKPGETKTVSTIFGFTNGKPTYPVDANAVAAALMFIGKSDVEQSFRITDIRAAGPVGEQPIVDPTKVSVKPANGELLGGRASFDPATQLVATGGAKVTMANGTAFEVAFTGANGKLALRPKVGLWNLGEHLQVRLRVKNSGSSPISPRVQLVSRGGPSDVATPAKPIAPGKEAEIILPFVAATPWRGQDVPAMADADAIAKDFHGQEGTGTKYASNTTTEIVILPDPKAPAGRLQVTDVVAGMPPRQPLPAWLGKRPPVDGNWTKTFEDNFDGDAIDLTKWNIYTEGPWHLGKATAYTKDGVIVKDGKLTLRVEKRRAHHNDNPAYPLHEYATGWADSYGKWTQRYGYFEARLKLPTAPNAFTAFWLMPDRGIDFDPKAAGRVNGQLLTRNDTKGEGMEFDIMEHLSAWGPLRHNYGFFWDGYFKFKKATGSMTSYYQPDAEGYLTVGLLWTPGSAILYQQGQERARWETSRIGSLQSYLILQHITGGWETEGVDDSQLPSDLIFDYVRVWQRQDLASESDGPKPNDGGPLPPTRNVE
- a CDS encoding FAD-dependent oxidoreductase, yielding MTSLTQLPNLRYFNPVPRLAAPPVIHVDVCVYGATAAGVVAAVAARRLGRTVALVAWDGHVGGLSSGGLGSTDYGKKDCIGGISREFYKRLGAYYEHPEGEAWAFEPKVAERIFRDMLDEADVQPRVDQHLVAVRKTGSRIDAIEMSDGTVYRASVFIDATYEGDLLAMAGVSYHVGREANTVYRETLNGIHFGHPNHNFRAFIDPYRVEGDPASGLIPLVQDAAPGEQGAGDACVQAYNFRMCLSDVPANRRPFPKPANYDAGRYELMRRYLAAGMWDVMWLTSRMPNGKTDTNNWGGIASDHIGANYRWPDGSYAEREAIFQDHVSYIAGLFYYLQNDESVPDHVRHEMGKWGLPLDEFEASGGFPSQLYVREARRMIGRTVVTEHHCRHMQKDTDAVGLATYMMDSHNCRRLVVGGRVLNEGNVEVPPEQPYSISVRAITPHAEQCSNLVVPVCLSASHIAFGSIRMEPVFMVLAQSSAHLAHLAIERRCDVVDVPYEQLQSELLAAGQVLQWPPAPTAPNNGKAKAMQTAGTH
- a CDS encoding prepilin-type N-terminal cleavage/methylation domain-containing protein, translated to MLKRNKNGFTLVELLVVIGIIALLISILLPALNKARIAAYTTACMSNQRQILLAIQMYANDDKGNYPADRVLLPNPNNLATTANFEWFTKPFVGKYMATQTDLPHYTTSKIFFCPATDFTTSATQPRLYGGNLGIGYNCHPDARLWKPDRSSPGRPPAKLGTIREPSQMLVLADVGAGTTLGTANNNRWVQSYNGSGAATLSTTYATNPAFEAMSYRHGLRGNVGFADGHVETFAARDRDNNLLNTHRDVGLDDAIDRNQVRFIAK
- a CDS encoding substrate-binding domain-containing protein, yielding MPRTPRQPILIDPPKRVLVAINAEHVVGRRILEGIADYADQHRRWQLYLELTSQHEMALLDHVDGMIVSLELESIRQLARRSTVPRVQVTGPLEPDSPVAVVADNHAVGAMGAHYLADLGLKHLYFVLAQGGVYSEHRAAGFMEAARLRRVTAEVVNAKRSANSRLLRQDLSALPTPAGVMVATDRMALEVSRACRLIGKRIPEQVALLGVDNETEICRLVDPPLTSIDHGPRRIGYEAARLLDEWMMTDRPPERLVTVRPIGVVPRQSTDLLAIDDPDVVAAIRFIRSNFREGIKVKDVLNHVAVSRRSLEMRIRAALDRTIHDEIMRVRIDRAKQLLATSEWEMPHIAAECGFSLPSQFSFVFKRETAETPQAFRRRHRYAARRN